Within the Micropterus dolomieu isolate WLL.071019.BEF.003 ecotype Adirondacks unplaced genomic scaffold, ASM2129224v1 contig_3891, whole genome shotgun sequence genome, the region aaaaaaaaatacacagcatGAGTTTTGTGTGTGGGAAAATGTACTAAATGTTGATGAGTACACCATGTTAACCACACACCCATGTGCGCGCCTTCTGTAAAGGCCAAGTAAAAgcaaaaagacaacaaacccTCACGTAGTGGTAACACGGGCTATGATTAATATCAGAGGATGAATTAGCTGGgggaacaaataaaatatcctTTTGTATATCAAAGACTTTTTTAAATGCATGATTAAACAGCTTTATTAAAGAACTCATGGTGACACTGCTTACCTTTCTTACTGGTCTGACCCCACCTGACGTGAGTGTCTGGCAGGGTCCTGGCCGGGGCTTGGGAGGCAGCTTATGATCCTGTGCCTCAGTCTTCACTTGAACCTCTGCTTTGGCTGCGCTCGGGGTCTCGGGCTCCACCTTTTTGCTTTCCTCCTCACAGCACTTCAAGCACACGTACATCtggtcctcctcctccatttcGCGCACTTTTGTCAGGTCCAGACCAACACAGTCGCCGTGGAACCAGTCGTCGCAGCGACCACAGCCTACCATGAACCTAAACAAAGTGCAGCTACTATTAAAAGTGTGTTTGCTAATGTGCACTTTGAGCGCCAGATACATGCTGGCACAGAGCAAATAAGCAAATATGACACCAATAACAGCATTCCTTACATGCTCATTGTAACCAGACAACAGAGCATTTGACTGTTTTTTAGTTATTGTGATTCATTAGTTTTCACCTTCTTTAGATCATGTCTATAATCTCACgtcttaaaaggtcttaaaataTAGCATGCTCAACTG harbors:
- the LOC123964630 gene encoding PHD finger protein 3-like; protein product: MVGCGRCDDWFHGDCVGLDLTKVREMEEEDQMYVCLKCCEEESKKVEPETPSAAKAEVQVKTEAQDHKLPPKPRPGPCQTLTSGGVRPVRKLIHPLILIIARVTTT